The DNA region CCGGCACCGGCCCGGCAGCGGAGCCGGGCCGAGGAGAGGAACACCAGCTGATGACGGACCGACACCGCGCCGAGCGGGCGCCGGGGGCGGTCGTGCCGCCGTGGTCGCGCGCCGACGGCCTGATCGTCGCGGGTGTGATGGCCCTGGACCTGGCCGGCTACGCCCTCAGCGAGGAGGGCGAGGGCAGCCCGGCCACCGTGGCCGGTCTCACCGCGGTCGCCGTGTCGGGGCTGCCGCTGCTGTTCCGGCGTCGGCACCCGCTGGCGGCGTTCGTCGGGACGCTGGCCCTGAGTGCGGTGATCAGCCTGGTCACGGTGGGGCCGCGCGGGCTCTCGGCCGCGCTCGTCGTCGCCCTCTTCACGGTCGTGCGCGGCGCCGGCACCCGGATGACGGTGGCGGCGGGCGCGGCGTGTCTCGCCCTGCCCTTCGTCAACCGGTTCACCGGGCCGTGGCCCGCGCCCATGGACCTGGTCGGCACGGCCCTCGCCACCGTCCTCGTCATCGGCTCCGCCCTCGCGGTCCACCGCTGGCAGCGGGACGTGGAGGCGAACCGGCGGCTTCTCGCCGACCGGGCGGTGGCCGAGGAGCGCCGCCGCATCGCGCGGGAGCTGCACGACATCGTGTCCCACCACATCACCACCATGCAGTTGATGGCGGGCGGCGCCCGCGCCAATCTCACGCACGCCCCGGAGGTCGCGCGGGGCGCCCTGGTCACCCTGGAGGACTCCGGCCGCATGGCCCTGCGCGAGATGCGTCAGCTCCTCGACGTGCTGCGGGCCGACGACGAACCGGACGACGCGCTCCCGTCACCCCAGCCCGGAGCCGCGGACCTCGATCGCATCGTCGCCGAGTCCCGCCTTGCGGGGCTGCCCACCGGTTTTCGCGTCCACGGCGAGGAGCGCCCGCTGCCGCCGACCGTGGGCCTCACCGTCTTCCGCATCGTCCAGGAGGCCCTGACCAACGCGCGCAAGCACGCGGGCGGCGAGGCGCGGGCCGAGGTGCTGCTGACGTACGGCGTCGACCGGGTCGCCGTCGAAGTGCGGGACGACGGCGGGGGCGCACTGGTACCGGCGGGGCACCGGGCACCGTCGCGTCCGGGACG from Streptomyces flavofungini includes:
- a CDS encoding sensor histidine kinase, coding for MTDRHRAERAPGAVVPPWSRADGLIVAGVMALDLAGYALSEEGEGSPATVAGLTAVAVSGLPLLFRRRHPLAAFVGTLALSAVISLVTVGPRGLSAALVVALFTVVRGAGTRMTVAAGAACLALPFVNRFTGPWPAPMDLVGTALATVLVIGSALAVHRWQRDVEANRRLLADRAVAEERRRIARELHDIVSHHITTMQLMAGGARANLTHAPEVARGALVTLEDSGRMALREMRQLLDVLRADDEPDDALPSPQPGAADLDRIVAESRLAGLPTGFRVHGEERPLPPTVGLTVFRIVQEALTNARKHAGGEARAEVLLTYGVDRVAVEVRDDGGGALVPAGHRAPSRPGRTGYGLVGMRERVALHGGSLTTGPQEDGGFAVTASLPLAPGDEEGLPR